The following proteins are co-located in the Streptomyces sp. NBC_00435 genome:
- a CDS encoding DUF397 domain-containing protein codes for MAPGHPGHRSPPPGRDSKVPAGPQLAVTPTAWAAFLGGVSEA; via the coding sequence GTGGCTCCCGGTCACCCCGGGCATCGCTCACCTCCACCCGGACGGGACTCCAAGGTCCCGGCCGGCCCGCAGCTGGCCGTGACTCCCACCGCCTGGGCCGCGTTCCTCGGTGGGGTCTCGGAGGCGTAG